A genomic window from Cardiocondyla obscurior isolate alpha-2009 linkage group LG02, Cobs3.1, whole genome shotgun sequence includes:
- the LOC139113401 gene encoding titin homolog has product MDILPKNFYALSEQCSFEIKEIKKMPIKIDTSIGEDQNEHVTKRYVPCLDLVDSSALMNQNKAYDGNEKLLLQNKEQSKVNDHVRTNSVNRRVIELSDSDSKMILRRHFEEIAECDDLNSQGNAMDYENMEILQKLPPDTIVIRQKTKSDLEDSDYKELTETNSNSSSSTSGGMNVKVKEISRTFRNKAFKTMEVRRNPVRVSKKNIDKSFSRPKQRLLANSKKEFYSHYELRKCMKPLTMPYMNTRSVTRKMYTVGATYQAPTKKDEMEWKEWPVHGMHERPVYHPQAGLAVEYLGRYFTSLDGLSYCEIINEPDVEVVSVDPHCDSRVSSAERRPKGKAKIKSKRCSNIKNVDTFTDNKSFKTFMHESLHCVFGYCSQVMTPVYKQTVEETMTKLSISAAKAGSSKLPKESTNVKNDVTISTESAAKLAEETKLLEAYAIAMSQSIQNKSTASSTSNKKIASTFPSSTATYLQEAQKPTAGSNSLKTASQNGGTIRMNLKQIIQGAPNSSVILLKSSTAKSSSDACTATSKNVFNSAKLEAASRDETLVGMSSIYKNLIFTKESKSDEPSINNNVNTLKRYAINTPDYTTKKVILENQLDNKKTVQVVKEAYESKNFDQKAKLNRESDGRIPTTSSSKSLAWCANETSDIAKILSEYNKGTRRKFTVQNEIYSARDTKTSLANSNVKSLPNNLWQKNTTVKDNQQLVSNLSKSFDFPQGKWKRLHLMLEKTKDGQTTAGGSQNTWKSSSTLDDHKTPQQVNLGTLNYARKSSVDSCKDLNKHEIIMVNVKPKENKSEYPKDETETSKISSLHDLLENTAILYCAANGVHQDDLSNYIDTLDSKQSIQWLESYNNSVT; this is encoded by the exons ATGGATATACTGCCGAAGAACTTCTACGCATTATCCGAGCAGTGTTcttttgaaattaaagaaataaaaaaaatgccgatCAAAATTGACACGTCAATCGGCGAAGATCAAAACGAACACGTCACTAAGAGATATGTTCCCTGCCTCGATTTGGTTGACAGTTCGGCGTTAATGAATCAGAACAAAGCGTATGATGGAAATGAGAAGTTGCTTTTGCAAAACAAGGAGCAAAGCAAGGTGAACGACCACGTCAGAACAAACAGCGTAAATCGCCGTGTGATAGAGTTAAGCGACAGTGATTCCAAAATGATTCTGCGGCGTCATTTCGAAGAGATAGCAGAATGCGATGATTTAAATTCGCAAGGCAACGCAATGGATTATGAAAATATGGAGATTCTGCAAAAGTTACCGCCAGACACGATCGTGATACGACAGAAAACGAAGTCGGATTTGGAAGACAGCGATTACAAAGAGCTGACTGAAACTAATAGTAATAGCAGCAGCTCGACTTCCGGCGGTATGAATGTTAAAGTGAAAGAAATTTCACGAACTTTTAGAAACAAAGC ttttaaaacaaTGGAAGTAAGACGAAATCCCGTGCGAGTgtccaaaaaaaatattgataagaGTTTTTCTCGGCCGAAGCAACGATTGTTGGCTAATAGCAAAAAAGAGTTTTATTCGCATTATGAGCTCAGGAAATGCATGAAACCGTTGACGATGCCGTACATGAACACTAGATCTGTTACACGAAAGATGTATACCGTAGGTGCAACTTATCAAGCACCTACTAAAAAGGATGAAATGGAGTGGAAAGAGTGGCCTGTGCATGGAATGCATGAGAGACCTGTCTACCATCCTCAa gCTGGTTTAGCAGTGGAGTATTTAGGAAGATACTTTACCAGCCTCGATGGATTATCTTACTGCGAGATCATTAATGAGCCTGATGTCGAAGTAGTCTCCGTCGATCCCCACTGCGACAGTCGGGTCTCTTCGGCTGAAAGGAGACCAAAAGGAAaagcaaagataaaaagtaaacgTTGTTCAAACATCAAAAACGTTGATACCTTCACGGATAACAAGTCTTTTAAGACATTCATGCACGAAAGTCTTCATTGCGTGTTCGGCTATTGCTCGCAAGTTATGACGCCAGTTTACAAGCAAACTGTGGAAGAAACGATGACAAAGTTATCAATTTCTGCAGCTAAGGCAGGCTCTTCGAAATTACCGAAAGAGTCAACGAACGTTAAAAATGATGTGACGATTTCTACAGAAAGTGCCGCTAAGCTTGcagaagaaacaaaattactGGAGGCTTATGCGATCGCTATGTCTCAgagcattcaaaataaaagcaCCGCCAGTAGcacgagtaataaaaaaattgcctcAACTTTTCCATCGTCTACAGCAACGTATTTACAAGAAGCGCAGAAACCGACTGCCGGGTCTAACAGTTTAAAGACGGCATCACAGAATGGAGGAACGATCAGGATGAATTTGAAACAGATTATTCAAGGTGCTCCAAATAGCTCCGTGATCTTATTAAAAAGCTCAACCGCGAAATCTTCAAGCGATGCTTGTACAGCAACATCGAAGAATGTATTTAACTCGGCTAAGTTGGAAGCTGCATCCAGAGATGAAACGCTGGTGGGAATGTCTTCAATCTacaaaaatctaatttttacgAAGGAGTCGAAAAGCGATGAACCGTCAATAAACAACAACGTCAACACGTTAAAGAGGTATGCTATAAATACACCGGATTATACGACGAAGAAAGTTATCCTCGAGAATCAGTTGGATAACAAAAAGACTGTTCAGGTCGTGAAAGAGGCGTACGAGAGtaaaaattttgatcaaaAAGCGAAACTTAACAGAGAGTCAGACGGTAGGATACCCACGACAAGTTCCAGCAAAAGCTTGGCGTGGTGCGCCAATGAGACTTCAGATATTGCTAAAATCTTATCGGAATACAACAAAGGTACAAGGCGAAAGTTCACTGTGCAGAATGAGATTTATAGCGCAAGAGATACGAAGACAAGCTTGGCGAATTCGAACGTCAAAAGTTTGCCAAACAACTTATGGCAGAAAAATACTACGGTCAAAGACAATCAACAACTCGTGTCCAATTTAAGTAAGAGTTTTGATTTTCCACAAGGAAAATGGAAGAGGCTTCATTTGATGTTAGAAAAGACTAAAGACGGTCAGACCACCGCTGGTGGCAGTCAAAATACTTGGAAGAGCTCTTCGACATTAGACGATCACAAAACTCCTCAACAAGTAAACTTAGGTACGCTGAATTATGCAAGAAAGAGTTCGGTAGACTCTTGCAAGGATCTTAACAAACACGAAATTATCATGGTCAACGTAAAGCCGAAGGAAAATAAGTCGGAATATCCTAAAGATGAAACGGAAACTTCAAAGATAAGTTCATTGCACGATCTTCTGGAAAATACTGCGATCTTATATTGTGCCGCCAATGGGGTTCATCAAGACGATCTATCAAATTATATCGACACTCTCGACAGCAAGCAAAGCATTCAATGGCTGGAGTCTTACAATAATTCtgtcacgtaa
- the LOC139113419 gene encoding transmembrane protein 26-like translates to MTIPTLTIKTILTRLIFALHASYFIWRVIAIKNNYLYFWYLCSPILLLFFEGYFTLTKTKNHHLKWFCPSVFLYLSSVVSTVWLIKEQTIQSQMKCEALKSSNFTVYSKLRSMMTAEVKEYLRHSNVDISPRDLKLCSKAWLQECTLFEQSLMLILIIGRWMLPKGHLTRDQLSQLLLVYIGIAADIIEIFDCFHHDIDNQDKLLYCTLSIWAWSLMQFTIVPTTIKLKKSQVSSSSILEKKARKESTCCNEDICEITLSIILQDGPFLIFRVILIFYYKVIYLMNIFFMCKNTLIIMLQLYRLCVLFVKSKSKKAKKFSEIDVININNISQYVVCEYGRTRNSRENDKNRHKSI, encoded by the exons ATGACAATACCCACGCTAACAATCAAGACAATTTTAACGCGTTTGATATTTGCGTTACATGCTTCTTATTTTATATGGAGGGTGATAGCAATTaagaacaattatttatatttctggTATTTGTGTAGTCCTAttctgttattatttttcgaggGTTATTTCACCCTCACCAAGACGAAAAATCACCACTTAAAATG GTTTTGCCCGtcagtatttttatatctcagTAGTGTGGTGTCTACAGTTTGGTTAATTAAAGAGCAAACGATACAAAGTCAAATGAAATGTGAAGCATTAAAGTCATCAAACTTTACCGTATACTCCAAATTAAGGAGTATGATGACTGCAGAAGTAAAGGAGTACCTAAGACATTCAAAT GTTGATATTAGTCCTCGGGATTTAAAACTTTGCTCAAAAGCGTGGCTTCAGGAATGTACTTTATTCGAACAGTCTTTAATGCTAATTTTGATAATCGGTCGCTGGATGTTGCCGAAAGGCCATTTGACACGAGATCAATTAAGTCAGTTATTGTTAGTCTACATTGGTATCGCAGCTGACATTATTGAGATCTTTGATTGTTTCCATCACGACATCGACAACCAGGATAAACTTTTATACTGTACTTTAAGCATTTGGGCGTGGTCCTTAATGCAGTTCACGATTGTGCCGACTACTATTAAGTTGAAAAAATCGCAAGTATCGTCTAGCagtattttagaaaaaaaagcccGTAAGGAAAGCACTTGTTGCAACGAGGATATATGTGAAATCACTCTGAGCATAATACTTCAA GACGGACCCTTCCTGATTTTTCGCGTAATactcatattttattacaaagttaTTTACCTTATGAACATATTCTTTATGTGCAAGAACACATTGATAATAATGCTGCAACTGTATCGGCTTTGTGTACTATTTGTCAAGAGTAAGAGCAAAAAAGCTAAGAAATTCAGCGAAATAGATGTgataaatatcaataatatttCTCAGTACGTTGTATGCGAATACGGAAGAACGAGAAATTCGcgagaaaatgataaaaaccGACACAAAAGTATATAA
- the LOC139113417 gene encoding transmembrane protein 26-like: protein MAKCLTCIYKLWSFIKATITRLLFVLHAFTLILFIYFAEELEFEGSGNEWLQWFRWYLSCPILLLFFEGIVTCCLKKNHEWKWFCPSIFLYLSSVVPAIWLIEWQKISIYQSECLKSYKVTENSLEQLSDKFELFNGTTNNSVTTSEDSFIYDYDFDYLDNLRFYCSIIEAVVKVATFLELLLMLILIIGRWLLPKGYLTRDQLSQLLLSYIGITADITEMFHSLQAYKTMKYLKLVNWTLGIWTLSLVQFVIVLPTTNSKKSRLSIDSVSQENVQTEVNCCNIDVCRIILSIILQDGPFFIFRMVLICYYRIITHTNIFFTCKNILVLIIQFDRLYVIFTKSKMNKQNKKRRDINVPNINNISQYVICESIKMRNLGENNKIRHISI, encoded by the exons ATGGCGAAGTGTCTGACTTGCATATATAAGCTCTGGTCATTTATTAAGGCAACAATAACTCGCCTGTTATTTGTATTGCACGCTttcactttaattttatttatatattttgctgAAGAGTTGGAGTTCGAGGGTTCCGGAAATGAATGGCTACAATGGTTTAGGTGGTATTTAAGTTGCCCTATCTTGTTACTGTTTTTCGAGGGTATTGTCACGTgctgtctaaaaaaaaatcacgaatGGAAATG GTTCTGTCcgtctatatttttatatctaagTAGCGTGGTGCCTGCAATTTGGTTGATCGAGTGgcaaaaaataagtatttatCAGTCAGAATGTCTCAAGTCGTATAAGGTAACTGAAAACAGTCTCGAACAACTGTCCGACAAATTCGAATTATTCAACGGGACAACTAATAATTCAGTGACGACTTCAGAAGATTCATTT ATTTACGACTATGATTTTGATTATCTAGACAACCTTAGATTTTATTGCTCAATTATCGAAGCAGTAGTAAAAGTGGCAACTTTTCTCGAATTGTTGTTAATGCTGATTCTAATAATTGGTCGGTGGTTATTGCCGAAAGGTTATTTGACACGAGATCAATTAAGTCAGTTGTTGCTGAGTTACATTGGTATCACAGCTGATATCACCGAAATGTTTCATTCTTTACAAGCCTATAAAACGATGAAGTACCTCAAACTTGTAAACTGGACTTTGGGCATTTGGACATTGTCTCTTGTGCAGTTCGTTATTGTACTGCCAACTACAAATTCAAAGAAATCTCGACTATCGATCGACAGTGTTTCCCAAGAAAATGTTCAAACGGAAGTCAATTGCTGTAATATTGACGTATGCAGAATCATTCTGAGCATAATACTTCAA gACGGACCGTTCTTTATATTTCGAATGGTACTAATATGTTATTATCGAATTATTACCcatacgaatatattttttacatgcaAGAATATATTAGTGCTGATAATACAATTCGATCGACTTTACGTGATATTCACTAAGAGCAAGATGAAcaaacagaataaaaaaagaagagacaTAAATGTGCCGAATATCAACAATATTTCTCAATATGTCATATGCGAGAGTATAAAAATGCGAAATTTaggagaaaataataaaatacgacaTATAAGTATATAG
- the LOC139113415 gene encoding tyrosine-protein phosphatase non-receptor type 11 isoform X2, with the protein MERGVDSSFLARPSSSNPGDFTLSVRRNGEVTHIKIKNAGDFYDLYGGEKFATLSELVQFYMENGGQLREKNGEIIELRFPLNCADPTTERWFHGHLSAKEAERLMLERGKNGSFLVRESQSKPGDFVLSVRTDDRVTHVMIRSQDNKYDVGGGHKFDSLSDLIEHYKRNPMVETSGSVVHLRQPFNATRINASSIESRVRQLHKENGCSNGWLCWNGTNGSNEDGAGRGKGKAGFWEEFESLQQQECRHTFLRKEGLRPENRAKNRYKNILPFDHTRVRLKNVDSDTPGADYINANYIRNKECDETSTTVDGSGGGDDPSFGKCYIATQGCLQNTIQDFWHMVYQENTRVIVMTTKEIERGKNKCARYWPEEGETCEFGEWKVRAVARTSTADYTLREFLLQGTKPEFSESKRIYHYHFQAWPDHGVPSDPGCVLNFLHDVNARQESIAASLAQKDQDESSIGPILVHCSAGIGRTGTFIVIDMILDQIKHHGLDCEIDIQRTVQRVRTRRSGMVQTEAQYKFVYLAVLHYIETVSQRMQAEQKSLQLGREYTNIRYKSETCASTNSSSNSSTNTSTNVSINASTNASTNAIMGETSTPSCTPTIPPTSASTHHNLRLK; encoded by the exons ATGGAACGAGGAGTTGACAGTTCGTTTCTGGCGCGACCAAGTTCTTCTAATCCCGGCGACTTTACGTTATCCGTCAG ACGGAACGGTGAAGTGACgcacattaaaataaaaaacgcagGGGACTTTTATGATCTTTATGGCGGTGAAAAGTTTGCCACGCTTTCGGAATTGGTGCAGTTTTACATGGAAAACGGCGGACAATTGCGCGAGAAGAACGGTGAAATTATCGAGCTTAGATTTCCACTTAATTGTGCCGATCCAACAACTGAAAG GTGGTTCCACGGGCATTTGTCGGCAAAAGAAGCGGAACGATTAATGTTGGAACGTGGAAAAAATGGATCTTTCTTAGTCCGCGAGTCTCAAAGCAAACCTGGTGATTTTGTACTGTCAGTACGCACTGACGATCGTGTTACGCATGTTATGATACGTTCTCAG gATAACAAATACGACGTGGGTGGTGGTCACAAGTTTGATAGCCTTAGTGATTTAATAGAACATTATAAGCGAAATCCGATGGTTGAAACAAGTGGGAGCGTTGTCCATCTTCg acaACCGTTCAATGCAACGCGTATTAATGCTAGTAGTATCGAAAGCAGAGTCAGACAATTACACAAGGAAAACGGTTGTTCCAATGGCTGGCTGTGTTGGAATGGTACTAACGGAAGTAACGAAGATGGAGCGGGTCGTGGTAAAGGAAAGGCTGGTTTTTGGGAAGAGTTCGAATCGCTGCAGCAGCAGGAATGCCGACATACGTTTTTGAGAAAAGAAGGTTTACGTCCAGAAAATCGTGCCAAaaatcgttataaaaatattttaccgttTGACCATACTAGAGTACGACTAAAAAATGTGGACTCTGATACTCCCGGGGCTGATTATATTAATGCTAATTATATAAGG aaTAAAGAATGTGATGAAACGAGCACTACTGTTGACGGTAGTGGTGGTGGTGATGATCCATCATTTGGTAAATGTTATATAGCTACACAAGGTTGCCTTCAGAACACTATACAAGATTTCTGGCATATGGTTTATCAAGAGAATACTCGTGTGATCGTTATGACTACtaaagaaatagagagaggAAAG aataaatGCGCACGTTATTGGCCAGAAGAAGGAGAAACTTGCGAATTTGGAGAGTGGAAAGTGCGTGCTGTAGCTCGAACTTCGACCGCTGATTATACTTTGCgcgaatttcttttacaaggTACCAAACCAGAGTTTTCTGAGTCGAAAAGAATTTATCATTACCATTTTCAg GCATGGCCTGATCATGGCGTTCCATCAGATCCTGGTTGTGTACTAAACTTTTTACACGATGTAAACGCTAGACAAGAATCGATCGCGGCATCTTTGGCTCAGAAGGATCAAGATGAATCAAGCATAGGTCCAATTCTTGTCCATTGTAGTGCCGGTATTGGTCGAACCGGTACATTTATCGTTATTGACATGATTTTAGATCAAATTAAACATCACG gatTGGACTGTGAAATTGATATTCAACGCACGGTACAGCGAGTACGTACGCGAAGATCGGGAATGGTTCAGACAGAAGcacaatataaatttgtataccTCGCTGTTTTACATTACATTGAGACTGTATCTCAACGAATGCAAGCGGAACAG AAATCACTTCAGTTAGGCAGAGAATACACCAACATTCGTTACAAAAGCGAAACCTGCGCTTCTACCAACTCTTCTAGCAATTCTTCTACAAACACCTCTACCAACGTTTCTATCAACGCTTCTACTAACGCTTCTACCAACGCTATCATGGGCGAAACCTCTACTCCCTCTTGTACACCAACAATCCCTCCAACATCAGCCTCGACTCACCATAATTTGAGgctaaagtaa
- the LOC139113423 gene encoding transmembrane protein 26, which translates to MAKFLATIKAIITRLVFASHGFIAIWQVTTFKKNPYFWYLSCPIVLLFFEGVFTLTIKESQEWKWFCPSVFLYLSSVVPAIWLLELDKVDRRLKPRGSNLNISENFDLSNLAASDLKHLEEALGVDIRLPDIQISTETWVTLIEQFLMLILIIGRWMLPKGDLTRDQLSQLLLVYIGTAADIIEFFDSFKEDRIAREPVLVYLTLGIWAWSLMQFTVVLTATKSRKSRLSSGIARKKVRTETSCCSIDVWGIALNMILQDGPFLAFRLILIIHYQIVSYMNIFFTCKNTLVILLQLYRLYVVQTESKSKRHKKYNKIDVSNISIISRGDMYKDVRMRSSRDNRHKNRRDKDIEANYTETEDSGEDIDKFDSSPKHIARSKRKNRQDTGYSTSSSRNSNKHDKSHKHEGKKKSSRREESRRGASDERHKRREDRKSSEKSDRKPRAKSDNYSDRSSNRKFDSENESLSEELTEDKTPSENSESESDRKR; encoded by the exons ATGGCAAAGTTTTTGGCAACGATTAAGGCAATAATAACGCGCCTAGTATTCGCATCGCACGGCTTTATCGCTATCTGGCAAGTGactacgtttaaaaaaaatccgtaCTTCTGGTACTTAAGCTGTCCCATCGTATTGCTGTTTTTCGAAGGCGTTTTCACGCTCACAATAAAAGAAAGTCAAGAATGGAAATG GTTCTGCCCGtctgtatttttatatctgaGTAGCGTGGTGCCTGCAATCTGGTTATTAGAATTGGATAAAGTGGACAGAAGATTGAAACCTCGCGGATCGAACCTCAATATATCCGAGAATTTTGATTTATCTAACCTGGCAGCTAGTGATTTGAAGCATCTGGAGGAAGCTTTAGGT GTTGACATCCGATTACCGGATATACAAATTTCTACGGAAACGTGGGTAACCCTTATAGAGCAGTTCTTAATGctgattttaataatcggcCGGTGGATGTTGCCGAAGGGTGACTTGACACGAGATCAGTTAAGCCAGCTGCTACTAGTCTACATTGGTACCGCGGCTGACATCATCGAGTTTTTCGATTCTTTCAAGGAAGATAGAATAGCAAGGGAGCCTGTGCTCGTGTACTTAACTTTAGGCATTTGGGCATGGTCCCTGATGCAATTTACGGTTGTGTTGACCGCTACCAAGTCGAGAAAATCGCGGTTGTCCTCCGGCATCGCCAGGAAGAAAGTGCGAACGGAAACTAGTTGCTGCAGCATCGACGTGTGGGGAATCGCTCTAAATATGATCCTTCAA gATGGACCGTTTCTAGCATTTCgcttgatattaattattcattatcaGATAGTTAGTTACATGAACATATTCTTTACATGCAAGAACACGTTAGTGATACTGCTGCAACTGTACCGGCTTTACGTAGTGCAAACCGAAAGCAAGAGCAAGCGGCACAagaaatataacaaaatagaCGTTTCAAATATCAGCATCATATCTCGAGGTGACATGTACAAAGACGTAAGAATGAGGAGTTCGCGAGACAATAGACATAAGAACCGACGTGACAAGGATATAGAAGCAAATTACACCGAGACCGAAGACTCGGGAGAAGATATCGATAAGTTCGATTCGTCCCCGAAACATATCGCTCGCTCCAAACG AAAAAATCGCCAAGACACTGGATACTCGACGTCGAGCTCTCGTAACTCTAACAAACATGACAAATCCCACAAGCACGAGGGTAAGAAAAAGTCGTCGCGTAGGGAAGAGTCTAGACGAGGCGCGTCCGACGAAAGGCACAAAAGACGGGAGGACAGAAAGTCCTCGGAAAAAAGCGATAGGAAGCCGAGGGCTAAAAGCGACAATTACTCCGACAGAAGTTCCAATCGTAAGTTCGACAGCGAGAACGAATCTCTAAGCGAGGAGCTGACCGAAGATAAAACGCCCAGCGAGAACAGCGAGTCTGAATCCGATAGGAAGAGGTAA
- the LOC139113415 gene encoding tyrosine-protein phosphatase non-receptor type 11 isoform X1: protein MSRSNIYSMVSRRWFHPNITGLEAERLLMERGVDSSFLARPSSSNPGDFTLSVRRNGEVTHIKIKNAGDFYDLYGGEKFATLSELVQFYMENGGQLREKNGEIIELRFPLNCADPTTERWFHGHLSAKEAERLMLERGKNGSFLVRESQSKPGDFVLSVRTDDRVTHVMIRSQDNKYDVGGGHKFDSLSDLIEHYKRNPMVETSGSVVHLRQPFNATRINASSIESRVRQLHKENGCSNGWLCWNGTNGSNEDGAGRGKGKAGFWEEFESLQQQECRHTFLRKEGLRPENRAKNRYKNILPFDHTRVRLKNVDSDTPGADYINANYIRNKECDETSTTVDGSGGGDDPSFGKCYIATQGCLQNTIQDFWHMVYQENTRVIVMTTKEIERGKNKCARYWPEEGETCEFGEWKVRAVARTSTADYTLREFLLQGTKPEFSESKRIYHYHFQAWPDHGVPSDPGCVLNFLHDVNARQESIAASLAQKDQDESSIGPILVHCSAGIGRTGTFIVIDMILDQIKHHGLDCEIDIQRTVQRVRTRRSGMVQTEAQYKFVYLAVLHYIETVSQRMQAEQKSLQLGREYTNIRYKSETCASTNSSSNSSTNTSTNVSINASTNASTNAIMGETSTPSCTPTIPPTSASTHHNLRLK, encoded by the exons ATGAGCCGCTCGAATATCTACAGCATGGTTTCTCGCAG GTGGTTTCACCCAAATATTACGGGTTTAGAGGCGGAGCGTTTGTTGATGGAACGAGGAGTTGACAGTTCGTTTCTGGCGCGACCAAGTTCTTCTAATCCCGGCGACTTTACGTTATCCGTCAG ACGGAACGGTGAAGTGACgcacattaaaataaaaaacgcagGGGACTTTTATGATCTTTATGGCGGTGAAAAGTTTGCCACGCTTTCGGAATTGGTGCAGTTTTACATGGAAAACGGCGGACAATTGCGCGAGAAGAACGGTGAAATTATCGAGCTTAGATTTCCACTTAATTGTGCCGATCCAACAACTGAAAG GTGGTTCCACGGGCATTTGTCGGCAAAAGAAGCGGAACGATTAATGTTGGAACGTGGAAAAAATGGATCTTTCTTAGTCCGCGAGTCTCAAAGCAAACCTGGTGATTTTGTACTGTCAGTACGCACTGACGATCGTGTTACGCATGTTATGATACGTTCTCAG gATAACAAATACGACGTGGGTGGTGGTCACAAGTTTGATAGCCTTAGTGATTTAATAGAACATTATAAGCGAAATCCGATGGTTGAAACAAGTGGGAGCGTTGTCCATCTTCg acaACCGTTCAATGCAACGCGTATTAATGCTAGTAGTATCGAAAGCAGAGTCAGACAATTACACAAGGAAAACGGTTGTTCCAATGGCTGGCTGTGTTGGAATGGTACTAACGGAAGTAACGAAGATGGAGCGGGTCGTGGTAAAGGAAAGGCTGGTTTTTGGGAAGAGTTCGAATCGCTGCAGCAGCAGGAATGCCGACATACGTTTTTGAGAAAAGAAGGTTTACGTCCAGAAAATCGTGCCAAaaatcgttataaaaatattttaccgttTGACCATACTAGAGTACGACTAAAAAATGTGGACTCTGATACTCCCGGGGCTGATTATATTAATGCTAATTATATAAGG aaTAAAGAATGTGATGAAACGAGCACTACTGTTGACGGTAGTGGTGGTGGTGATGATCCATCATTTGGTAAATGTTATATAGCTACACAAGGTTGCCTTCAGAACACTATACAAGATTTCTGGCATATGGTTTATCAAGAGAATACTCGTGTGATCGTTATGACTACtaaagaaatagagagaggAAAG aataaatGCGCACGTTATTGGCCAGAAGAAGGAGAAACTTGCGAATTTGGAGAGTGGAAAGTGCGTGCTGTAGCTCGAACTTCGACCGCTGATTATACTTTGCgcgaatttcttttacaaggTACCAAACCAGAGTTTTCTGAGTCGAAAAGAATTTATCATTACCATTTTCAg GCATGGCCTGATCATGGCGTTCCATCAGATCCTGGTTGTGTACTAAACTTTTTACACGATGTAAACGCTAGACAAGAATCGATCGCGGCATCTTTGGCTCAGAAGGATCAAGATGAATCAAGCATAGGTCCAATTCTTGTCCATTGTAGTGCCGGTATTGGTCGAACCGGTACATTTATCGTTATTGACATGATTTTAGATCAAATTAAACATCACG gatTGGACTGTGAAATTGATATTCAACGCACGGTACAGCGAGTACGTACGCGAAGATCGGGAATGGTTCAGACAGAAGcacaatataaatttgtataccTCGCTGTTTTACATTACATTGAGACTGTATCTCAACGAATGCAAGCGGAACAG AAATCACTTCAGTTAGGCAGAGAATACACCAACATTCGTTACAAAAGCGAAACCTGCGCTTCTACCAACTCTTCTAGCAATTCTTCTACAAACACCTCTACCAACGTTTCTATCAACGCTTCTACTAACGCTTCTACCAACGCTATCATGGGCGAAACCTCTACTCCCTCTTGTACACCAACAATCCCTCCAACATCAGCCTCGACTCACCATAATTTGAGgctaaagtaa